The genomic window GGTAACCTCCTTTGAATCCTTCGTTTAGACCCTCTCTATTGGTATTGGCATTGGCTCGAGAGCAAGGACCTTATTTGATCGCTTAGGACTTGATGGAGGGAAACTCACTCGCTCGAGATATGCTTAAGCTAGCTCAGTAAGAGTACTAATTTTATATGCCTTAAAGAGGGGGTTCAAAGAGTAGCCTTTTACTAGGGCTTAAGTGACTCGTTTCATATTGCTTACTATGGTCTGGACAGTGAGGAAGGTGAGTTGGAAGATATACGTAATGTCAAATGAGACTTTCTCCTCACCAAATTGAAGCGTGAGCTTAGCATCTTTCACATCGATGACAGCCCCTACAGTAGCTAGAAAAGGTCTCCCAAAAAAATAGGAAAGCTCTTATCCTACATCTCCAAGACAACAAAATCAACTGGAAATGCGAAGTTACCAACTATCGCAGGGATATCACCCAAAATGTCCGCCGGATCCTGCTCAGCAATGTGGAGAGTGATGCTAGTCGGCCGTACATCACCCAATGGTAGTGGCTCGTAGACAGTGAAGGGAATCACAGTAGACCCAAGACCACATAAAGCATGGAAAGTTTGACTTCCTATCAAGCATGGAATACTGAAACTGGCAGGCTCATCTAAGTTGAGAGGTAGCTTATTTGAACAAGTGCACTACATTCCTTAGTAAGAGTAACCAGTTCTGGCTCGTTAATGTTTCACTTATTTGCGAGCTGGTCCTTAAAGAACTGTGTATACATCGGCACCTGTAAGACACCATCAAGGATGGGGGGTGTAATCTGCATATCTGTCATCATATCCAGAAACTTTGCAATCTGCTTGTCTTCAGTTGACTTCACAAACCGTTCTGGAAATGGCAGCTTCGGGTTAACAGGTGAAGCAGATTGATGATGGATCATTAGGAGCAATAGCTGCTGGTGTAGAAGAACTAGGCTGTGAAGCAGAAGTAGTGGACTGTTGAGATCCCTGCGGAGAAGGTATTGGGCCGGCTAGGGTAGAAGGCAGGTGGTACGTACAACGCTGGCATTGGGGAAGAGGATCGGTTGTAGTCTTACCACTCCGACTAGTAAAGGCTCCACGTGGGTGAACTTCAGGTTGAGCTGGAAGTCTCCCTTGTAGATGGTTGTGAGGCTACCAAACGAGTGGTCAATGTTTGCATAGAAGAATCCTTACACCTAATATTGTCACTCCTTTTAGAATACCTGTATACACCTACATCAGCAAGATGTAGTTTTATTAAGTCGGCTTCCATTCCTTATTCGGAAGGCGTTGGATACTTGATATATGCTAGGCTATGTACTCGGCCCACCATTGTGCATGCTGTTTTAGGAAGCATATTTTGATCCTTATTCAGGGAAAGCTCATATCCATCAAAAACCAATCGAAGTCCAGCTTTATCCCGAGCATCCGTTGTTTCCCCCGATTGAAGATCCGACACGACGCCCTCTCTTCCATCTCCGGCTTCCTAACTAGATCTGTTTACCCCTGCTTGAAAAAGTATTTCCATTCGTAGTTCAGGGTTTCCTAGTCCCAGGTTTATTCGTAACCAGCTCCCTATCCAGGTCTTCCTCCTCAACAGCTATCTTTGTTTGACAGTGTTCGTTGCTAATGCAATAGTAATATATGCTTGCTTTCTTCCTGTTCGCATATCCATATCGAAAACTCTTCTTTCGTAGGCACATTTACTTCAATTCAACTACTTCATTGATGAATCAATTTGAGGAAATTCAAAAATACCTTGCTCTCCTTCGCAACTGCCTTCTTTTCTGTGCCTTCCTAGTTTGCCAACCCTATGTTTGATTGCGAGTTCCGGCGGGGTGAGTACCTGGACGGACAAGGGGTTCCTTTTCGATTTCCATTTTAGAGCTTCTCTCTAGTTCGAATATATAGAACTTCCTTCTTAGAAATGGAATACCTTCACCTTAGAAGGGTGTTCTTCCTACTAGTGAAACCAGATCTGCCTTTTTCGGATAAGCCGATTCCAATGATCGGACGAACAATACTTGCTTAAACCTAGCACCCTGTTGCCTTGCTTTTCGTCCAGCCGTACCTGCCTCGCCGCTCGTGATACCCAGGAAGGGCATCCCTCACTTCCCAGATCATCTCGCACTTCTTTTGTCACTGGCACACATGCTCTCGTGGGTCTATCACTGAGAAATCCCTTTTTGCTGGGCGGTGTGGTAAGTAAGACTAGTCGATGGACAACTACTGACTGAATAGGGAGAAGATGCATTTTCCTAGGCTCTTTCTACTTTGCTCATTGGGTATAGCCGTCAGTGATCCACAAATACGGCACTTTTGGATTCCTAAAGGGATAGGATAGTTCTTTCTAGGCTTTAGAGGTCTCCCCTTTAACCTAGTACTCTTAAGAAGGCCGGGTTAAGCTTCTACTAGAACTGTTCTATCTACGAAATTGGAAAGTAGGGTCAACTTGCCATAATATATAGCCCAACTTGATCCGTCTTAGAGTAGCTGCCTATGGAACCGCCCTCGAGTCAACAATGCACCCGATCGCGAGCCTTATATGAGTTTCATAGTCAGCCTGCTCTTTCAAGAACGTGCCTTCTAAACTCATTGTTCCGCTTGCAGATTGGAGTTTCCTACTGACTATCCGGGTTCTTGATATCGCCGGCCGGGAATAAGTACCTATCCCTTATGGGAATCGAACCCGTGTCTTTGACATGAAAAGACGATGTCCTAACATCTGGACGAAAGGGACCAAAAAGCTATTTTTCATATACTTAAGAGAAGAGAAGTGGTTCCTTTTCTTTCTATACGAAATACTTGATGCACTTATTGAATGGAAACTTGAATTGCGAGAAAAGGTGTGCTATGCTTCTTCATTCTCGTAactcaatcaatatcaagaacataaAGAGTTTGTATAGAGATGGATTTCTCTGCGGTTCCAAGACTTTTTTTTGAATGGCTCGTGTTGCGCTAGTGACACGAGGGTAAAACGCTCGAGTTATCTTGCTGACTCAAGGAGGGAAAGGCTCCATTTTATTTAGTGAATGGAGGAAGAAACAACCATAGTAACTATCCATGAAATTGATTGATGGATATGAGAGTGGTGCAAGACCGGGATAGAGGAACCATAGGAATGTTATGTCAGGTTCCTTGCTCACTTCTCAAGCCCAATATCATGCCTCCAACTTAGACTTTCATGCTAGAATTAAGAACCCCCCTAAACAATGACAGCGTACCGAGCGGGCCCTACGTCTATCGGGGAGCTCAAATCCTCACTAGAGTGAGGCACGTCTCGATCAATACATCTCGAATCTATAGAGAGAATGTTATTGTTATGCTGTCCCCACTCTGGAGTATGATTGACCATATCATCCAGCGAGTGGTCTTAAGCGCTCAATGCATCCATACTGAACTCAAATGTGCATGCTTCGGAAGAGAAAGTAATGTGAACTACTAACTGTTATGCCGGCTTGGCCCGATCAAGACTTCTATCCCTCAGAAACTGTCTCGCGTCTTATCCGTGTGCGCGGTTGAGGAAATTGGACTTCGTATTCTTCCTGGGTCTGGCTCGGCTGGAATCTacaatctacacctctccaaacacAATATCTTGAGTACCTGGAGAAGTTCTCTTTGTCTTCGAGCTTTTATTCCTCAATCCACTTATTCGTTCCCTTCTTTCATATACCTCCCCACCAATAGATAGATACAAATGGGAATAACCGAACCACGTCTACAAAATGCCAGTACCATGCAGCTGCTTCAAAGCCAATGTGATGCTTCTTGGTCAGATGACCAAGATATTGGCGAATACCACATACGATCAAGAAAAGAGTACCTATAATCACATGAAAACCATGAAAGCCAGTTGCTAAGAAAAAGGTAGAACCATAAATACTATCCGAAATAGTGGAGGGTGCTTGGTAATATTCCATTCCTTGAAAGCCAGTGGATACTAGAGCCAGTGAAACGGTTGCTACTAAAGCGTAAACTGCTCGTTTTTCCTTCCCCACGAGTATAGCATGATGAGCCCAAGTTACGGCAGCTCCGGATGAAGGGAGAATAGGGGTATTAAGAAGAGGGATTTCCCAAGGATCTAAAACCCCAATCCCTTTTGGGGGCCAAATACCTCCGATCTCTACCGTAGGTGCtaaagaagaatgagaagaagccCAAAAAAAGCAAAAAGGAACATAACCTCCGAGACTATGAAGAGAATAGAACCATATCGAGGTCCTAATTGTACAGCTTTTGTATGATGCCCTTCCAACGTGGATTCACGTAGAACATCCCGCCACCATAAGAACATGGTATAAAGGATAAATATTAGGCCCAAACTGAGAAGTGTTGCACCCCCTTGAAATGAGTGCATGTACATCACACCTCCTACGGTGGTTGCCAAAGCTCCGAGTGAACCCGAAATAGGCCATGGACTTGGATCTACCAAATGATAAGAATGCCTCTGAGATTGAATCATAAACCACTCTGCCCCGGTTGTATGTAAACCCCCCTTCACCCCCATCCCCTAAAGTGGTAAAGAAGGAGGCTCTTTTTTGTCTCATTAGGACAAACAAATAGGAAGGGATAGTTCTTTCATTGCATTGATAGAAGTGAGACTATCAAAAGATCTCTCTATTATTTAGAGAAAAGAGTTGGCGTGGGTTCTACCAACGAAACGAATAAGTTTTTGATTGGTCTTTATCATTCGGAACCCTCTCCGTATTAGTAAGAAAAACACACCTAGACTCTGACTTCAATGGTGGGAACAACCTCAGCACTCCGGCGTGAACATGAACAATCATTCTATGCAAAATTTCATGTATGATAGTGGTCGATCCCTCGGGAGTGACATTCATTACTTTGGATTTTGTTCACGCGGTGATCTTCTCTCTTTCAAAGAGTAATACCCTTTACGTAGTCTATGTCTGGGGAGACAGGTGCGGTAGAGAGGTCCCCCACTTCGATTCCTGTCCCGTTAGCATCTCCGATCCGAGAGTTGGGATGACTCTGTTAGTTTCGGTCGGGAGCCGGACAGTAATGGACCTACAACCCTTGCTTGTGGACTAGCTGCAGAGCTAACCTTTGTTCTATTGGTTTGGTGGTTTCTACCAAGACGATTTCTTTATGTCCATCAAAGAACCTCGAGATGCTAATCCACGAAAAACGATACGAGAAATGTGAAAGAACTCAACTGCGGAATGAGGGCGACCCGTGAAAATACCTCGGTTTCTTACTCGTGCCATTGAACTCTTTCTTGGCAACTTGGACAACTTATAACGATGTTTGTCCCGCATATCAGACGGAAGATCGGGTTACAAAATTTGAAAGCTTTCGTCTCAATGCATATTTAGCCGCGAGCAATCTACATTTGTGATCTCGTATATTTCGTCGCTTCTCCGGCATCTTACTTAGTTTCCCCCTTATCTTTTAGCAAAAAGCCACTCCACAGTAGTAAAGTCTCATCTTTTGTATTGGCCGAAGTAAAAATAGTCACATTGAACCCTCGAATATGCTCGAAGATCTCGAAATGATCTTCCAGTTCCGGGGAGAATTCGCAAAACTCCGTTTCCATAAAGAATTTGATGGAGTTTTCCCGTATTTCGACCGGAGAATCCAACATAGACATTACTGTAAAGATTCTGACCAAAAAATGGTACATTCCATGCCCTCGGAGAACGCTTTGTCGTGCAAAGTCACTGACATATCCAGTGTCTTTTTCGGACCCCAAGAATGGATTAGATCGAAACGACTTTCCTGCTTGAAAATAGGGGCCCCTTTGTGTCTGTATGAATCTCTGACCGCACAATATCTCCATAGCCAATTCTCCAAATTGGATTCTGAAATCAGAGGCAGCTTTTGGTACTAATCTTATTTCAAACAATCCAGGAACTTCCATAACATTGGCGTGATTCAGTTTGAGCAACAGATCTTGACATAATACATCTTCgtaatgaaaatggagtggaaacatCATGGCTTTTCAGCTTTTTTGAGAATGAGCACTGTGAACTATCCGCTTCCAAAAGGATAGTTGATCGAACCGAAACCAACATCAAGTACGAGTTATTATGCGCCGAATCAAAAGAAGTGTACTTCCTTTACGCTTGATGTAGGATTTACCTATTAATATGAAGTTCACTCTTCTGCTGACTTGAGTCCAGAAGGGAAGCGACTGATTTCCAATTCTTCTTTGCTAGCGCTTGACTCCTGTGGAATTCCATTAACAAACTTAAAAGAAAGCCTTTTATTTGGTTTTTGAGATACTAGTTATTTATAGGTTAAGTTCGATATTTCACCCCATGGGCCGGCTAATTAATTCAAGTAATTCCTGGAGGGGACTCAATCGAAGAGATTGCCTGCCCATGCTACAATTCCTTACTCAAAAGGACTAGAGTGCTCAAACAAATAGGAGATGAGAATCTAATTGATCCTTTCTAGAATAGAATATAAAGAGAAGTTTGTTCTGCCCATCTATCTAGAGAATGAAAAGGAACTAATGCCACTGATAGGAAATACATAGACCGTACGCCCACTTACCACTCTACCACTTCAATTCAATGATGGACTTCACCAATACCGATACCAAACCTAGCTTGAGAGAGATTGATCATAGGCATGTGGTGAACGATACCGAGAGAAAGAGCACTGAAATGAACCATATCGAGCACAGGTCTCACTCTACAAGTCAAGTTCGATGAGCTCTTAGCGGACCTGTGCCTACTATCTACTAAGTGTGTGCTAGGGAAAGAAAGCAAGCTGAGCAGTTCTCACTCTGTCCGGTGACCAAGAAAGCTTAAAGAATACTGTAAAGTGATCACTGAAACCTCATACCGATTCGCCACGTGAAAGCGGGGTTAAGGTAAGGCAGGAAAGACTGGCGCCGAAAGATATATATGTTTTGAAGAGAGAGATCCGCAGGCAAAAATCTTGAAGGAAGGACTGACTGAAGGAAAGACCGTAGAAAAAGCCGAAGAAGATGCGAATCAGGAAAAGGGAGACGAGTTCCAGTTGTTAGAAAGACCAGTGCCCGAAAAAGCAAGTCGGAAGGGGATCCGGATGTTCAGTGCTTAAAGAAAAAAGATAGGTGTTGCTCTGTTGTTTGCTTTGAGGTTTCCCCTAGTTGGGGAGACCGAGAAGAAAACCAGTAGGAAGGCGATCTGAAGTCTAGTGTGAAAAGAGATAGTTGCCCGCCTCTTGATGGAGAATTGAAAACATCCCAACGTATCTTTCACTAATTAAGTAGTAGTGAGGCGTCAGTACGTCAACTGGAGAAGAATGCTTGCTTTTCGTATCACTGGTGTAGTGATTGATACGGTCTTTGCATATTGAACAACCTAAGAGTGGAAACACCTTAATCGCTTCTCCAAGCTTATCTATATATATTTTTCGATGGAAGCAGAAGGAAAGGCTTAAAGAAGGTGACAAGAAGAGAAACTTATTAGTTCGTCGTATTCAACTTATCATTCCAATGAGAGGTCAAAGTACGAAAGAAGTTATTGATACCGATTTAGGCGAGCAGCATAGCCTGGCAGAGCCAGAGGAAGAAGTTCGTCTTGTTAGCGAGTTAGCGAGTAGTTTCCTTTAGACGATTTTCGCGAGCATACTAGCTTTTCACGAACGCAGAGGAGAAAGAAAACCAACAACCAATAGGGTGAGGCAACTAACTACCAATCCTTTTATTGAATAGCCGCGGCGTGGGTAAACATAAAGAAGCCACAGAAGAAATCAAGCCAAAGGCTTCTCACTTTCTAAAGTAGTAAAAAATGGATCCCCGTTTCGAGGCACTTGGCGTAGATCTTTGAAAATCGTTAATCGGGTGAGCCAGCTATTATTGAGGGAGGCCAGGTCTACATACGTAATATCAAGTTGCTCTAGTTGCGTGTCTTTCATACGGAAAGATGGGTGTTTTTATCCAAGCAAGGGAATAGAATAggtaacaacccccccccccctcacatcAAGCCTGTACGCTAGCTACCAACATATACTATGGAGTCCATGGCTACCTCCGCGGATGGAAGACCGTAGATTTTCCACTTTCGCTAAAGAGTTGAACTCTGACTGAAAGGACTTGACACATTGCCAAGGTGATTTTATTAGCCAGCTGTGGGATAGAGATCTGCGCTAAACGAGCGATAGCCTCTAAAGAGTGCCGAAATAGGATTGGTTCCTTTTTCTAAAGATCCGAGACTGGTGAACGTATTGCATAATTTAAAGAAGCCCATTTCATTAGAGGGAGGGAGCCCTTCCTAGCTTTCTTTATTTAAGTGCTAGTGTCAAATGAGACTGTTGCCCGCCTTGGAGGGGTTGTAGCGAAAGCTCCGAAGTCCACTTCTTTACCAACTTGAATTCATAAGGATACCGAACTCTATTCATGCTCAAGTGAACCACGGGTGATGATATTCCGCTGTTCCGAAATCAAATAGGAAACGGATGGCGCTTGAGTTTTTGATCTCGGCATGAGAAACTATTCCTCCTCCTTTTGCTTATAATCACCTCACTTCCCTTATAATAATATAATAGTGCTTGTATCCTGGGTCATGAGGTTCCCCTCTTCAGTCTGATAAGAAGAAGTCAAGGTCTCGGTTCCGTATTAAGTAAAGATAAGGAACCCGCCCAGAGGATTTCTTCGGTTTCGGTAGGGAAGCCACTAGTTCGTATCACGCTATGGTTGAGGGACCTTCTCGGTTCAAAGCTAACAAATAGGTCTCATGTTAGCACTCAATCGCTAAGAGCAGCCAACAACTTAACTTGTAGGCTTTCAAACCTGCTCATACGGTAATGGCGAGGGGTTTTGCGGATCCCTTTCTCTATTAGTTTCGGTTGATAATGACTTAAGGTGAG from Triticum aestivum cultivar Chinese Spring chromosome 3B, IWGSC CS RefSeq v2.1, whole genome shotgun sequence includes these protein-coding regions:
- the LOC123065820 gene encoding 60S ribosomal protein L5, mitochondrial-like, producing the protein MMFPLHFHYEDVLCQDLLLKLNHANVMEVPGLFEIRLVPKAASDFRIQFGELAMEILCGQRFIQTQRGPYFQAGKSFRSNPFLGSEKDTGYVSDFARQSVLRGHGMYHFLVRIFTVMSMLDSPVEIRENSIKFFMETEFCEFSPELEDHFEIFEHIRGFNVTIFTSANTKDETLLLWSGFLLKDKGETK